One genomic segment of Helianthus annuus cultivar XRQ/B chromosome 14, HanXRQr2.0-SUNRISE, whole genome shotgun sequence includes these proteins:
- the LOC110904241 gene encoding uncharacterized protein LOC110904241, with amino-acid sequence MRNKVTTYQKACCYGRRQVPILDCNEFRNGGLVKQDLTSHAGPVTVFMFLNSVTTEESLLSLWDDVKEEEVRSEWVCLCTNHQEMGLQFWRLVSQIAPLLMKGRKEKD; translated from the exons ATGAGGAACAAGGTTACCACTTACCAAAAAGCTTGTTGCTATG GTAGACGACAAGTACCAATACTCGACTGTAACGAGTTTCGTAATGGTGGCCTGGTCAAGCAAGACCTCACCTCTCATGCTGGTCCTGTTACTGTCTTC ATGTTTCtaaactcggttacaacagaagAAAGTCTCCTTTCCCTTTGGGATGATGTCAAAGAAGAG GAAGTAAGATCAGAATGGGTCTGCTTGTGCACAAACCACCAAGAAATGGGCCTACAGTTTTGGAGATTGGTGTCCCAGATCGCACCGCTGTTAatgaaaggaagaaaagaaaagg ATTGA